In Archocentrus centrarchus isolate MPI-CPG fArcCen1 chromosome 24, fArcCen1, whole genome shotgun sequence, one DNA window encodes the following:
- the LOC115774909 gene encoding C-C motif chemokine 13-like, whose protein sequence is MMMMMMKNPVILMACIFLLSSLVISDNTFGPDKCCFQFIKERLPKTKVLSFEYTDKRCAMEGVLLRMLKGKQICADPTMQWVKRIMKVVGTRNDTSSVLEGSVQ, encoded by the exons atgatgatgatgatgatgaagaaccCGGTCATTCTGATGGCCTGCATCTTTCTTTTGTCATCGCTCGTTATATCTGACA ACACCTTTGGTCCAGATAAATGCTGCTTTCAGTTCATCAAGGAACGTCTGCCAAAGACCAAAGTGTTGAGCTTTGAATACACAGACAAGCGGTGTGCGATGGAAGGAGTGCT CCTTAGGATGCTGAAGGGTAAACAAATCTGTGCCGATCCAACCATGCAGTGGGTTAAGAGGATCATGAAAGTGGTCGGGACTAGGAATGATACCAGCTCTGTGCTCGAAGGATCTGTACAGTGA